The Halorubrum salinarum genome segment CGGCGCTGGGAGGAGGTCGAGACGCGCGCGACCGCGATCCGCATCGGCAACCCGGTCAACGCGCCGAAGGCGATCCCGGGGATCCGCAACACCGGCGGCACCGCGGTCGCCGTCAGCGACCCGGAGATCACCGCCGCCCAGCGTCACCTCGCCGCCGAGGGGGTCGGCGTCGAACCGGCCTCCGCGGCGAGCCTCGCGGGCCTCAAGAAGCTCCGCCGCTCGGGCGTCGTCGGCGACGACGAGCGGGTCGTCTGCCTCACCACCGGGCACCTCCTGAAGGACCCCGACGCCGCCTACGAGGCCGGCGGCGAGCCCGAACCCGTCCCGAACGACGTCGACGCCGTCGTCGAGCACCTCGGCGACTGAGTCCCCCGCGACGACCCCCGCCCTCGCCGACCTCTCGGCGCCCCGCCGCTCGGACGTACGGCCGACACGGTTTGTATTAAATATTGGGCAGCGGTACAACAAACGAATTGGTAGACGTTTCGATGACGGCGCCGGTCGCCGCGCTCGCGGCGGCCGTGGCGGCCGGCGCCGCCGCGGTCGCGTTCGACCACCGCGACGAGCCCGGCGGCCTCGCCGCGACGGCGTTCATGTGCGCCATCGCGTGGTGGTCCGCGGCGCTGTTCGGCGAGGCCGTCGCGTCGACGGAGGCGGGGAAGCTGTTCTGGCTCAACGTCCAGTACCCCGCGACCGCCGTCACGCCGGTCGCGGCCGTCGCGTTCGTCGCCTCCTACCTCGGGTACGACGCGTGGGTCTCGCGGCGCCGGATCCTCGCGCTGGCCGCCCCGCTCGCCGCGCTGACGCTGCTGAGCTGGACGAACGACTACCACGGACTGGTCCGGACCGGGACCGACCTCGCCGCGTACGGCTCCGAGACGGTGCTGGTCCGGGAGCTCGGCCCGGCGTGGTGGGTGGGGTGGCTCTACTCGCAGGTGCTGCTCGTCGCGACGTTCGCCACGCTGGCGTACGGCGTGTACGACTCGGCGCCCGCGTTCCGCGTCTCCGCGGGGCTGCTGCTCGTCGGCGCCGGGGCGCCGTGGGCCGCGCAGTTCGTCGTCCTCGGCGGCGGCCCCGCGTTCCGGCCCGAGCTCCTCTTCGTGCTCACGGGCGTCGCGTTCACCGTCGCGGTCCGGCGGGGCCGGACGCTCGGCGTGACGCCGGTCGCCCGGCGGGTGACCCTGGAGGCCGTCCCGGACCCGATCGTCGTCGTCGACCGGAGCGGCCGGATCGCGGACACGAACCCGGCGGCGCGCGCGTGGCTCGGCGACGATGTCGCGGTCGGCGCCGCGGTCGCGGACGCGCTGGCGAGCGCCCCCAAGGTCCGCGCCGCGTACCGCCGCGGAGAAGCCCCCGACGAGCCGCTCTCCGTCGAGGTCGACGGGGAGACGCGGTTCGTCTCGCTGTCGGCCGTCCCGCTCCCGACGCTCGGCAACCGGTCGCAGGGGACGGTGCTCCTGTTGCGCGACGTGACCGACTCGGAGCGAAACCGGCGTGACCTCGAAGTGGCGAACGACCGGCTCCAGACCCTGACGCACGCGCTGGCGCACGACCTGAAGAACCCGCTGTCGGTCGCGGACGGGTTCACCGACCTCGCGACCGCGGGCGACGAGGCGGCGATCGAGCGCGTCGAGGGCGCCCACGACCGGATGTTCGAGATCGTCGACGAGACGCTCGCCGCGGTCGACCACCCGGACCCCGACGCGGACGCCGAGCCGTTCTCGTTCGCGGCGCTGGCCGAGGACGCGTGGCGGACCGCGGAGACGGGGACCGCGACGCTGACGGTCGCGGGCGACGGGTCGTACGCCGCGGACGAGGCCGCGGTCCGGAGCGTCTTGGAGAACCTCTTCCGGAACGCGGCGGTCCACGCCGGCACCGACCCGACCGTGACCGCCGTCGCGCTCGACGGAGGCTTCGCGGTCGTCGACGACGGCCCCGGGATCCCCCCGGCGGAGCGCGACCGCGTCTTCGAGCGCGGCTACACGACCGCGGACGACGGCACCGGGATCGGGCTCGCGTCCGTCGCGACGCTCGCGGCGTCGCACGGCTGGACCGTCGTCGCCGGGCGGGGCCGGGGCGAGGCGGACGCCGCGCTCGACGGGGAGACGGCGGCCGTCGGCGACGGCGCGGCGTTCGTCGTCCGGTTCGGCGCCCGGCCGGTCGAGGAGGTCGCGGCGCCGGTCGTCGCCGACCCGGACGACCTCGTCGCGCCGTCCGAGGCGCTCGCGGCGGAGGAGTGAGCGGCTCGGCCGCGCCGGTTCCCGCTCGCCGGCGCGTCGGTCTGCTCGGTTCTACTCGTCGGCGCGCTCGTCGGCGCCGTCCAGCGTGATCTCGGTGATCTCCACGACGCGGTCGTCCGCCAGCAGCTCCTCGATCGCGGCGTCGGGGACCGCCGAGTCGAGGTTGTAGACGGTGAGCGCCTCGCCGCCCTGGGTCTCGCGGCCGTTGAACATCCCGGCGATGTTCACGCCGTGGTCGCCGAGGACGGTGCCGATGAGCCCGATGACGCCGGGCTCGTCGGTGTTGCGCGCGACGAGCATGTGGCCGTACGGGACGGCGTCGACCCGGAACCCGTCGATCCGGACGATGCGGGCGTCCTCGCCCGCGAACAGCGTTCCCTCGACCGCGATCTCGTCGTCGCCGTTGCGCACGGTGACGCGGACGAGGCTCTGGAAGTCGTCCGTCTGTCGCGTCTTCGACTCCGTCACCTCGATACCGCGCTCCTCGGCGAGCCGCGGCGCGTTCACCGCGTTCACCTGCCACTCGAGCGGCTCGAAGACGCCCTTCAGCGCGCTCGCGGTGACGAGGTCCACGTCCTCCGCGGCGATGTCGCCCTCGTAGGTGGCCTCGACCTCGGTGATCCGGCCGTCGAGCAGCTGGGCGGCGACCTTCCCGGCGGTCTCGGCCACGTCGATGTACGGCTCGATCC includes the following:
- a CDS encoding sensor histidine kinase, whose product is MTAPVAALAAAVAAGAAAVAFDHRDEPGGLAATAFMCAIAWWSAALFGEAVASTEAGKLFWLNVQYPATAVTPVAAVAFVASYLGYDAWVSRRRILALAAPLAALTLLSWTNDYHGLVRTGTDLAAYGSETVLVRELGPAWWVGWLYSQVLLVATFATLAYGVYDSAPAFRVSAGLLLVGAGAPWAAQFVVLGGGPAFRPELLFVLTGVAFTVAVRRGRTLGVTPVARRVTLEAVPDPIVVVDRSGRIADTNPAARAWLGDDVAVGAAVADALASAPKVRAAYRRGEAPDEPLSVEVDGETRFVSLSAVPLPTLGNRSQGTVLLLRDVTDSERNRRDLEVANDRLQTLTHALAHDLKNPLSVADGFTDLATAGDEAAIERVEGAHDRMFEIVDETLAAVDHPDPDADAEPFSFAALAEDAWRTAETGTATLTVAGDGSYAADEAAVRSVLENLFRNAAVHAGTDPTVTAVALDGGFAVVDDGPGIPPAERDRVFERGYTTADDGTGIGLASVATLAASHGWTVVAGRGRGEADAALDGETAAVGDGAAFVVRFGARPVEEVAAPVVADPDDLVAPSEALAAEE